The following proteins are co-located in the Armatimonadota bacterium genome:
- a CDS encoding ubiquitin-like protein UBact — MIQADRLTRRQPEEPARKLGDETGPTDPKVDRPAAPNPLMDRLKKVDPKQAEKYRQRSGE; from the coding sequence ATGATTCAAGCAGACCGATTGACCAGAAGGCAACCCGAGGAGCCAGCCCGAAAGCTCGGCGACGAAACAGGGCCCACCGACCCAAAAGTGGATCGCCCAGCCGCGCCAAACCCTTTGATGGACCGATTGAAAAAGGTTGACCCAAAGCAGGCCGAAAAGTATCGGCAGCGTAGCGGAGAATAA